The proteins below are encoded in one region of Pirellulales bacterium:
- a CDS encoding PhoH family protein → MTEATISVVDSKALVSLFGTRDQHLRKIRDALSVDISARDDQIHIQGSDNAVARATEVLEQLKALVHRQGSVEADQVTHILADITNETPGAAPAIEVLNAGRKIVPRTPGQARYVQAIAEHDIVFCSGPAGTGKTYLAVAMAVASLKQERIRKIVLVRPAVEAGESLGYLPGDLQAKINPYLRPLLDALREMMDYDQIRRYTDQDLIEVIPLAYMRGRTLNDAFIILDEAQNTTVSQMKMFLTRMGRGSKIVVSGDTTQIDLPPHATSGLVDAQRRLRRIKGLAQISLSNADIVRHRLVQDIVRAYEDGPKRRSTSA, encoded by the coding sequence ATGACAGAAGCAACCATTTCGGTGGTCGACTCGAAGGCGCTCGTCTCGCTCTTCGGTACTCGCGACCAACACCTGCGGAAGATTCGCGACGCTCTGTCTGTCGATATCTCCGCGCGTGACGACCAGATTCATATTCAAGGATCGGATAACGCGGTCGCGCGCGCCACCGAAGTGCTTGAGCAGCTCAAGGCGCTGGTACACCGCCAAGGGAGCGTGGAAGCCGACCAGGTGACCCACATCCTGGCGGACATCACCAATGAGACGCCCGGCGCCGCTCCCGCGATCGAGGTGCTCAATGCCGGGCGCAAAATCGTTCCCCGCACGCCGGGCCAGGCGCGCTACGTGCAAGCCATCGCCGAGCATGACATCGTCTTCTGTTCAGGACCTGCCGGGACTGGAAAAACCTACCTGGCCGTCGCCATGGCCGTGGCCTCGCTGAAGCAGGAGCGCATTCGCAAGATCGTGCTCGTCCGACCGGCGGTCGAAGCGGGCGAAAGCCTGGGCTACCTGCCGGGCGACCTGCAAGCGAAGATCAATCCTTACCTGCGGCCGCTGTTGGATGCCTTGCGCGAAATGATGGACTACGACCAGATCCGCCGTTACACGGACCAGGATCTGATCGAGGTCATTCCGCTGGCCTACATGCGCGGCCGCACGTTGAACGACGCGTTCATCATTCTGGACGAGGCGCAGAACACGACCGTCTCGCAGATGAAGATGTTTCTCACACGCATGGGACGAGGATCGAAGATCGTCGTCTCGGGCGATACCACGCAAATCGACCTGCCCCCTCATGCGACCAGCGGACTGGTCGACGCCCAGCGACGACTGCGGCGAATCAAGGGGTTGGCGCAAATCAGCTTGAGCAATGCGGACATCGTGCGCCATCGTCTGGTGCAGGATATCGTGCGCGCCTACGAGGATGGGCCTAAGCGGCGCAGCACCTCCGCCTGA
- a CDS encoding HDIG domain-containing protein, with translation MDVITRAAMCLATAVLLWAVTKAWEPPFPYRVGDVLSEDISLVIPIDPTDGDPRSTANELVRASEPLTPEMILLLEQDHNHEVSLAPRTHGLVRSLATFGLIFALYALCGYFIYYQDRRLLKDARRLATLLLLITVSAAMACWAWPYPWRAEIVPVLIFGMTCGIAYKRELALLMSTSLLIFLGLVSGYGLGEFVVLVGATATAILLLGRIRSRSKLIKVGFFTGLATFALYLITGLLQGQSLARPLCQLALQDGLWAFAAGFFVTGLLPFIESVFGVLTDISLLELGDASHPLLQELVRRAPGTYNHSINVASIAEAAAEAIGARRLLVRVGAYFHDVGKMLKPDYFVENQGTNGSRHDSLVPAMSTLIIIAHVKDGADLARQHHLPEPVIDFIEQHHGTTLVEYFYRRANQQNETNPNGGSVHEEAFRYPGPKPQTREAAVLMLADAVESAARALVEPTPARIEGLVEDIAMKRLLDGQFDECGLTLKQLRIVRDSLIKSLTAVYHGRVKYPDQRTA, from the coding sequence ATGGACGTGATCACACGCGCCGCCATGTGTCTGGCCACGGCCGTGCTGCTGTGGGCCGTCACCAAGGCCTGGGAACCGCCTTTTCCTTATCGCGTGGGGGACGTGCTGAGCGAGGACATTTCGCTCGTCATTCCCATCGATCCCACCGACGGAGATCCTCGCTCGACCGCCAACGAGCTGGTGCGCGCCAGCGAGCCGCTGACGCCCGAAATGATCCTGCTCTTGGAACAGGACCATAACCACGAGGTCAGCCTGGCCCCGCGCACGCATGGGCTGGTGCGATCGCTGGCCACGTTCGGCTTGATCTTCGCGCTGTATGCGCTGTGCGGCTATTTCATTTACTACCAGGACCGGCGCTTGCTCAAGGATGCGCGTCGCCTGGCGACCTTGCTGCTCTTGATCACGGTCTCGGCGGCAATGGCCTGTTGGGCGTGGCCCTACCCGTGGCGCGCGGAGATCGTGCCGGTCTTGATCTTCGGCATGACTTGCGGCATCGCCTACAAGCGCGAGCTGGCCTTGCTCATGTCCACGTCGCTCTTGATCTTCCTGGGTTTGGTCAGCGGCTATGGGCTGGGCGAATTCGTCGTGCTGGTCGGAGCTACGGCGACCGCCATCCTGCTTTTGGGTCGCATTCGCAGCCGCAGCAAACTGATCAAAGTCGGCTTCTTCACCGGCCTGGCGACGTTCGCCCTGTACCTCATCACGGGGCTCTTGCAAGGACAGTCGCTGGCCAGGCCACTTTGCCAGTTGGCGCTGCAAGACGGGCTGTGGGCTTTTGCTGCCGGGTTCTTCGTCACGGGCTTGCTGCCGTTTATCGAGAGCGTATTCGGCGTGCTGACCGATATCAGCCTGTTGGAACTGGGGGACGCCTCGCATCCGCTGTTGCAGGAACTGGTCCGCCGCGCGCCGGGAACCTACAACCACTCGATCAACGTCGCCTCGATCGCCGAGGCCGCGGCCGAAGCGATCGGCGCCCGCCGCTTGCTGGTGCGCGTGGGCGCGTACTTCCATGACGTCGGTAAGATGCTCAAGCCCGACTACTTCGTCGAAAACCAGGGCACCAACGGCAGCCGCCACGATTCGCTCGTGCCGGCGATGAGCACGCTGATCATTATCGCGCACGTGAAAGACGGTGCCGATCTGGCCCGGCAGCATCATCTACCCGAGCCCGTGATCGATTTCATCGAGCAACATCACGGCACGACGCTGGTCGAGTATTTCTACCGCCGCGCCAACCAGCAGAACGAAACGAATCCCAACGGCGGATCGGTACACGAAGAAGCGTTTCGTTACCCAGGCCCGAAGCCGCAAACCCGCGAGGCGGCCGTATTGATGCTGGCCGACGCGGTGGAAAGCGCCGCGCGGGCGCTTGTCGAGCCCACGCCGGCACGCATCGAGGGCCTGGTCGAGGATATCGCCATGAAGCGGCTCTTGGACGGCCAGTTCGACGAATGCGGCCTGACGCTCAAGCAACTCCGCATCGTTCGCGATAGTTTGATAAAATCACTCACCGCCGTGTACCACGGTCGCGTCAAATACCCCGACCAGCGGACGGCGTGA
- the ybeY gene encoding rRNA maturation RNase YbeY has product MRSRNVIQIDITNEQSRLPIDEQRLRAAVAAVLAGEGRSAATISVAVVDDPTIHELNRRFLAHDYPTDVLSFVLEESTAGLEGEIIVSADTAAASAPRYGWPATDELLLYVIHGTLHLVGYNDHEPADIARMRAAEKRYLAQCGLQAQDDSASSRPDRSGREPQLLGEGNQP; this is encoded by the coding sequence ATGCGCAGTCGGAACGTGATTCAAATCGATATCACTAACGAGCAGTCGCGCCTGCCGATTGATGAGCAGCGCCTTCGTGCGGCCGTGGCCGCGGTGCTCGCCGGCGAAGGGCGCAGCGCGGCCACGATCAGCGTAGCCGTGGTCGACGACCCGACGATCCACGAGCTGAACCGACGTTTCCTGGCGCACGACTACCCGACGGACGTGCTGAGCTTTGTCCTGGAAGAATCAACCGCCGGGTTGGAAGGCGAAATCATCGTCAGCGCCGATACCGCCGCGGCCAGCGCCCCGCGCTATGGATGGCCGGCGACCGACGAGCTGTTGCTGTACGTGATTCACGGGACGTTGCACCTGGTGGGCTACAACGATCACGAGCCGGCCGACATCGCCCGCATGCGCGCCGCCGAGAAGCGGTATCTGGCGCAATGCGGGCTGCAGGCCCAAGACGATTCTGCGTCATCGCGGCCAGACCGGAGCGGACGCGAGCCGCAATTACTCGGGGAGGGGAACCAGCCGTGA
- a CDS encoding hemolysin family protein: MIAGSMILWTIAAMLAATIAAIAGRALRGLSRMDLEEACRRRRMESLAREILADHRHVALGAESLQTIASAVAVAALSEFLLAQPAIAAWSMLAQFTLIAAAGTLLLLAMNVWIPAPLARIFGTRFITATWPIWRAVSRCLTPFVFAAQRFDVMAQKATGQSSTSGAEQALDGDTRGMRGDGHRDGSLVEDAREMIEGVIELGNAEVAQVMTPRTYMLSMRAGLSLDEVVRFVISSGHTRIPVYDKNRDDVIGILHMKDLLPELLKPSAERVPNVRGLLRPALFVPETKRLDELLQEFQQNRNHMAVVLDEFGGVSGLVTIEDLLEEIVGEIVDEYDDDLVEGIKSIDDHTAEVQARVRVDEVNERLNTHLPEDGDFDTIGGFVFSHLGHIPTVGESITVDEVRLTVIDVTRRRIERVRIEVLDPTRA; this comes from the coding sequence GTGATCGCCGGCAGCATGATCCTCTGGACGATCGCCGCCATGTTGGCCGCCACGATCGCGGCCATTGCCGGGCGTGCGCTGCGCGGTTTGTCGCGCATGGATCTTGAAGAAGCCTGCCGCCGTCGTCGTATGGAGAGCCTGGCGCGCGAGATTCTGGCGGACCATCGGCATGTCGCGCTGGGCGCCGAAAGCCTGCAGACGATCGCCAGCGCCGTGGCCGTGGCCGCGCTCTCCGAGTTCTTGCTCGCTCAGCCGGCGATTGCCGCCTGGAGCATGCTGGCGCAGTTTACCTTGATCGCGGCCGCAGGCACGCTTTTGCTGTTGGCGATGAACGTCTGGATTCCCGCACCCTTGGCACGAATTTTCGGCACGCGATTCATCACGGCGACCTGGCCTATTTGGCGCGCGGTCAGCCGCTGCCTTACTCCGTTCGTCTTCGCGGCGCAGCGGTTCGACGTCATGGCGCAAAAGGCAACCGGTCAATCGTCGACCAGCGGCGCCGAACAGGCGCTCGACGGCGACACGCGCGGCATGCGGGGCGACGGCCACCGCGACGGTTCGCTCGTCGAGGACGCGCGGGAAATGATCGAGGGGGTGATCGAGCTGGGCAATGCCGAAGTGGCGCAGGTGATGACTCCTCGCACCTACATGCTGTCGATGCGCGCCGGCTTGTCGCTCGACGAGGTCGTCAGGTTCGTGATCAGCTCCGGCCACACGCGGATTCCGGTGTACGACAAGAACCGCGACGACGTCATCGGCATCCTGCACATGAAGGACCTGCTGCCCGAGCTACTCAAGCCATCGGCCGAACGCGTGCCGAATGTCCGCGGCTTGCTGCGGCCGGCGCTCTTCGTGCCCGAGACGAAGCGGCTGGACGAGCTGTTGCAGGAGTTCCAGCAGAACCGCAATCACATGGCCGTCGTGCTGGATGAATTCGGCGGGGTGTCGGGCCTGGTCACGATCGAGGATTTGTTGGAAGAGATCGTGGGCGAAATCGTCGACGAATACGACGACGACCTGGTCGAGGGTATCAAGAGCATCGACGATCATACGGCCGAAGTGCAAGCCCGGGTGCGCGTCGATGAGGTGAACGAGCGGCTGAACACTCATCTGCCGGAAGATGGCGATTTTGACACGATCGGCGGGTTCGTCTTCAGCCACCTCGGACATATCCCCACGGTGGGCGAATCGATCACGGTCGACGAAGTGCGCCTGACGGTCATTGATGTCACCCGCCGGCGCATCGAACGCGTGCGGATCGAGGTGCTCGATCCGACGCGCGCGTGA
- the recO gene encoding DNA repair protein RecO — MAAEKTLALVLRAVEFSETSSVVTLFTRDFGKIRGLAKGARRPKGPFESALDLLSLCRLVFLRKSSEALDLLTEAKLERRFRPANRDLSSLYAGYYVAELLNELTDDADPHPELFDAAIHTLSRLMEGHAPVDVVLLRWELTALRLLGHQPALSHCAECGKEISLRGRVAFGQLSGGVLCEACRPGKRQIVSVSEPGITALRQLADESAEAGDPVALARSISGELRGLMNQYLCNLLGRKLRMHGYLGTKAS, encoded by the coding sequence ATGGCGGCCGAAAAGACACTGGCCCTGGTCCTGCGGGCCGTTGAGTTCAGCGAGACAAGCAGCGTGGTCACGCTGTTTACCCGCGATTTCGGCAAAATACGCGGATTGGCCAAGGGAGCGCGACGGCCGAAGGGGCCCTTCGAGTCTGCCCTTGACCTGCTGTCGTTGTGTCGGCTAGTCTTCCTCCGCAAATCGTCCGAAGCCCTCGATTTGCTGACCGAAGCGAAGCTCGAGCGGCGCTTTCGGCCGGCGAACCGCGACCTATCAAGTCTTTACGCGGGCTACTACGTCGCTGAGTTGTTGAACGAGCTCACTGACGACGCCGATCCACATCCCGAACTTTTCGATGCCGCGATTCACACGCTGTCGCGGCTGATGGAAGGACATGCGCCTGTGGACGTCGTCTTGTTGCGCTGGGAGTTAACGGCGTTGCGATTGCTCGGGCATCAGCCCGCGCTCTCCCACTGTGCCGAATGCGGCAAGGAAATCAGCTTGCGAGGTCGGGTGGCGTTCGGGCAATTGTCCGGCGGCGTGCTGTGCGAAGCGTGCCGGCCCGGCAAGCGACAGATCGTATCGGTCAGCGAGCCAGGGATCACGGCATTGCGACAACTAGCGGACGAATCGGCGGAGGCGGGGGACCCGGTCGCGTTAGCGCGATCGATCAGCGGAGAGCTGCGCGGATTGATGAATCAGTACCTGTGCAACTTGTTGGGGCGCAAACTGCGCATGCACGGGTACTTGGGTACAAAGGCCAGTTAG
- the bamD gene encoding outer membrane protein assembly factor BamD has product MRVVLGKHLMGLLVAVLCAAAGCSSSKQITSVEGPLTPYSPSAVQASNAALQPEVAGAPRAAAPQVNATPTSTAGTGGPINFSPGIVDPDLLDPEEKKPTTFERVQDYMSPKRISERWRKLVGREPDEDFARHNYNLADLAFREGDFEEAAEHFKVAADRWPDSNLQEDALFMLGESYFQMNYYPKASNSWRKLVKKYENSRHLDLVIKRRFAIGRYWEQRSKDDPVHGLNFKDKSMPVWDTISNTVAIYESIRMDDPTGPLADDATMATANTLFINGRWEDAAYHYDLMRTEFPQSEFQAQAHLLGMQAKLRSYQGPHYDPRPLLEAKKLGQTLQTQFAAQLPGERENIAQALKTIEAQLAERDYSLGQFYQNSRHYYAARYYYTEVVKQYPQSRFADLAKAEMDKIKDKPPDSKNEIEWLASKFKRAPQLPAAAQPPGNQAPGGAPGVPGQPQDQPFLAGPGQPAPGAVPQMPPTVARQPGDQR; this is encoded by the coding sequence ATGCGCGTGGTTCTCGGCAAGCACCTGATGGGACTGCTCGTGGCGGTGCTCTGCGCCGCGGCTGGGTGCAGCAGCTCGAAGCAGATCACCTCGGTCGAGGGACCGCTCACCCCCTACTCCCCGAGCGCCGTGCAAGCATCGAATGCGGCGTTGCAGCCCGAGGTGGCAGGTGCCCCGCGTGCCGCGGCGCCGCAAGTGAACGCTACGCCGACCTCGACCGCCGGTACCGGCGGACCGATCAATTTCAGTCCCGGAATCGTCGACCCCGACCTTTTGGACCCCGAAGAGAAGAAGCCCACCACCTTCGAGCGCGTGCAGGATTACATGTCGCCGAAGCGCATCAGCGAGCGGTGGAGGAAGCTGGTCGGGCGCGAACCGGATGAGGATTTTGCCCGACACAACTACAACCTGGCCGATCTTGCTTTCCGCGAAGGGGACTTCGAGGAAGCCGCCGAGCATTTCAAAGTCGCCGCCGACCGCTGGCCCGACTCCAACCTGCAGGAAGATGCGCTCTTCATGCTGGGCGAATCGTATTTCCAGATGAATTACTACCCGAAAGCGAGCAATTCCTGGCGCAAGCTGGTCAAGAAGTATGAGAACTCTCGCCATTTAGACCTGGTGATCAAGCGCCGCTTCGCGATCGGCCGGTATTGGGAACAGCGCAGCAAAGACGATCCGGTCCACGGGCTGAACTTCAAAGACAAGTCGATGCCCGTCTGGGACACGATCTCGAACACGGTGGCCATCTACGAAAGCATCCGCATGGATGACCCGACCGGCCCGTTGGCCGACGATGCGACGATGGCCACGGCCAACACGTTGTTCATCAATGGGCGCTGGGAGGACGCGGCGTACCATTATGACCTGATGCGGACCGAGTTTCCGCAAAGCGAATTCCAGGCCCAGGCGCATTTGCTGGGTATGCAGGCCAAGCTGCGCTCGTATCAAGGGCCGCATTACGACCCGCGCCCGCTCCTGGAAGCCAAGAAGCTGGGGCAGACCCTGCAAACGCAGTTTGCCGCGCAACTGCCCGGCGAGCGCGAGAACATCGCGCAGGCGCTGAAGACCATCGAGGCGCAGCTCGCCGAGCGCGATTACTCGCTCGGCCAGTTCTATCAGAACTCGCGGCACTACTACGCCGCGCGCTACTACTACACCGAAGTCGTGAAGCAATATCCGCAAAGCCGGTTTGCCGACCTGGCCAAGGCGGAAATGGACAAGATCAAGGACAAGCCGCCCGATTCGAAGAACGAAATCGAATGGCTCGCCAGCAAGTTCAAACGGGCGCCACAATTGCCCGCTGCTGCGCAACCGCCGGGCAATCAGGCTCCGGGCGGCGCACCAGGAGTACCGGGGCAACCGCAAGATCAGCCGTTTTTGGCGGGCCCCGGCCAACCGGCGCCGGGCGCCGTGCCGCAAATGCCCCCCACCGTGGCGCGGCAACCGGGGGATCAGCGATGA
- a CDS encoding LptE family protein, whose product MTKPANLACEPRIRRRLFGAAAIAACCCASVAGCAGYRFGADSMFASDIQTVYVPTFQSDSYRRGLAEQLTEAVCKEVEKRTNYKVVNNPNADSVLSGRILNEVKRIIVESPTDEPRESQVEYFIEVTWLDRQGALLAQSQKTPLPGTVANINQTADVVPEVGQSIATAQQDVCNRLAYQIVSMMETPW is encoded by the coding sequence ATGACAAAGCCCGCCAACTTAGCTTGCGAGCCTCGCATTCGCCGCCGGCTGTTCGGCGCGGCGGCGATCGCCGCCTGCTGCTGCGCGAGCGTCGCCGGCTGTGCCGGCTATCGCTTCGGCGCCGACTCGATGTTCGCCTCCGATATTCAGACCGTGTATGTACCGACGTTCCAGTCGGACAGCTATCGCCGTGGACTGGCCGAGCAATTGACCGAAGCGGTGTGCAAGGAAGTCGAAAAACGGACGAACTACAAAGTCGTTAACAATCCCAACGCCGACAGCGTGCTCTCGGGCCGTATCTTGAACGAAGTGAAACGGATCATCGTCGAGTCGCCGACCGACGAGCCGCGCGAATCGCAGGTCGAATACTTCATCGAGGTCACCTGGCTCGATCGCCAGGGAGCGCTGCTCGCGCAATCGCAAAAGACGCCGCTGCCAGGCACCGTAGCCAACATCAATCAGACGGCCGACGTCGTGCCGGAAGTCGGTCAATCGATCGCCACCGCGCAGCAAGACGTCTGCAATCGGCTGGCGTATCAGATCGTTTCCATGATGGAAACGCCGTGGTAA
- the folP gene encoding dihydropteroate synthase, producing MNADERLLYPGQISHRARRWRLKTRSLELPVRPLLMGIVNVTPDSFSDGGKFADTNAAVDQALRLAAEGADLLDIGGESARPFADVIDAREELRRVLPVVEQVAAATRVPISIDTWKASVAREALAAGAEIINDITALAGDPEMIPLALETGAGLCAMHMRGTPQTMQLDPRYDDVVAEVYDYLRARRDVLVAAGIDRARIALDPGIGFGKTHQHSLTLLAACRGLHELGQPVLVGHSRKGFIGKVIRDKEADRTPGTIGVALALAQQGVQIIRVHDVAPVRQALWLFEAAGGLDGRPGTIED from the coding sequence ATGAACGCCGACGAACGACTTCTCTATCCTGGCCAGATCTCGCATCGCGCCCGCCGGTGGCGGCTGAAAACGCGCTCGCTCGAGCTGCCGGTTCGGCCGCTGTTGATGGGAATCGTCAACGTCACGCCGGACAGCTTTTCGGACGGCGGAAAGTTCGCCGACACGAATGCGGCCGTCGATCAAGCGCTGCGCCTGGCGGCCGAGGGGGCCGACCTGTTGGATATCGGCGGCGAAAGCGCGCGCCCGTTCGCGGACGTGATCGACGCCCGCGAAGAGTTGCGCCGCGTGCTGCCCGTGGTCGAACAGGTGGCCGCGGCGACGCGCGTGCCGATATCGATCGACACCTGGAAAGCCTCGGTGGCACGCGAGGCGCTGGCTGCCGGCGCCGAGATCATCAACGACATTACTGCGCTCGCCGGCGATCCGGAAATGATTCCCCTGGCGCTTGAGACCGGGGCCGGCCTGTGTGCGATGCACATGCGCGGCACGCCACAAACCATGCAACTCGACCCGCGCTACGACGATGTCGTCGCCGAGGTGTACGACTACTTGCGCGCCCGGCGCGACGTGCTCGTCGCCGCCGGGATCGACCGGGCGCGCATCGCCTTGGACCCGGGCATCGGCTTCGGCAAAACACACCAGCACAGCCTGACGCTCCTGGCCGCCTGCCGTGGCTTGCACGAGCTGGGGCAGCCCGTCCTGGTCGGGCATTCGCGCAAGGGGTTCATCGGCAAGGTAATTCGCGACAAAGAGGCCGATCGCACGCCCGGCACGATCGGCGTGGCGCTCGCGCTTGCACAACAAGGCGTTCAGATCATCCGCGTGCACGACGTGGCCCCGGTGCGGCAGGCGCTATGGCTGTTCGAGGCCGCCGGCGGCCTGGACGGCCGGCCGGGGACGATCGAGGACTGA